In Streptomyces pluripotens, the genomic window ACCGCACGGCGAGTTGACCGTGCTCCCCCTCCGAAAACGCCATACCAGGTCAACGAGGCACACTGCCGGAAGCGACATCTTGTTTCCGTACGGCTCCAGTGAACGATGCACGTTTGGACGACCGTGCGGGGCCAGACCGTCTCAACAGCGTCCGGTAGACCCTTCAGCCCGTCGCAGACGAGCATCAGGACATCTTCAACTCCGCGATTCTTCAGCTCGGTGAAGACCTGCAGCCAGTGCTTGGCGCCCTCACCACCGTCACCGGCCCAGATCCCGAGAATGTCCCGGGTGCCCTCGACCGTGACGGCCATCGCCACGTAGACAGGGCGATTGGCGACCTTGCCATCGCGAATCTTGACGTTGATAGCGTCCACGAAGACGACCGGGTACACGCGGCGGTTTCCACGGGCGGGCCTGCCATTCCGCCATGCCCTCCATCACCGCGTCGGTGATCGTGGTGATGGTCTGCTTGGACACCTCCGCCCCGTACACCTCGGCCAGATGAGCCGATATCTCCCCGTGCGTGAGGCCCTTCGCGGACAGGGACAGCACCATCTCGTCCACGCCGGTCAGACGGCGCTGCCGCTTGCGGACGATCTGCGGTTCGAAGGTGCCGGCGGTGTCGCGGGGCACCTTCACCTCGACCGGGCCGACATCGGTCAGCACCGTCTTGGCCCGGGTGCCGTTACGGCTGTTGCCGCTGTTCCTGCCGGCCACATCGTGCTTGTCATAGCCGAGGTGATCGGTGATCTCACCCTCCAGCGCGGACTCCAGCACCCGCTTGGTCAGCTGCTGCAGCAGACCACCCTGCCCGGTCAGCTGCAGCCCCTCCGACCGGGCCCGCTCCACCAGCATCGCGACCAGCTGCTCGTCGGACACAGCCACAGGCTGCCCGGACTCGGCGCTCTCGACAGGCTCCACGGTCTCCAACTCCACGGCGGTATCAGTCACTTGACGTCTCTCCCTTGATCGTCGGATCCGCCGTTAGATTTACACTCCCACCCAGGCCGCAGGTCGCCCAGGTCGCCGCGCGGGCCGGTGGTGCGCAGCGGGTGGGTGCCGCGCTCCGCGGCCGCCACCGCGCGCATTTCGGGCGGTGGCGGGGTGCCGGAGCCGATGATGCCCGTGCAGGACAGCAGCCCCACCAGCAGGATGAGTACGGACCGGATGCGTGCCATAGGACCAGGTTCCGCTTCCGGCCGGCCTCAAGACATCCGACGGGCCCCCGACTTCGGTGCGCGCTGTCCCGACCTCGGGTATGCCGCTAAACCGGAAGAGATCGTGCCGGTTCCATGGAGATACGGGCCACCTCCTCGGCCGCCGGTACGAGGTAGAAGTGGTCGCCCCGCAGCATGGTGAGGTTGAAGGGACCCGAGGTGACCGCGCGCCATCCTGCCGCCTCGTCGGGGGTGACCTGTGGATCCCGGTCACCGGTCAGGGCATGGACGGCGGTCCGCAGCGCCGGCGCGTCGGGCCGGCGGCGGTAGTCGTTGATCAGGTGGTAGTCGTTAATGATGGCGGGCAGAACCAGCTCCCGCAGGTCGGGGTCGCTGAACAGGGCCGCGTTCGTGCCACCCAGGGAGCTGACGGCCGCGATGATCTCATCGTCCGTCCGCACCGCGGGCGCTGCGCAACTGTCGGGGGAACGGCCCGAGACGCACAGGCGGGTGACGTCGTGCGCGGCCCCCGCCTGTTCGAGGCGCAGGAGCGTCTCGTACGCGACGGCCGCGCCCATGCTGTGTCCGAAGAGCACGGTCGGCAACGACGGCAGGGTCAGCAGTTCCCCGGCGATGGCCGACACCAGTGGATCCATCGCCGGGACCAGCGGTTCGCGGAACCGGTTCTCGCGCCCCGGGTACTGGACGGCCAGGAGCTCCACCGAGGGGTCCACATACTGCCCCCAGGGATGGTAGAAGCCCGCCACGCCGCCCGCGTGGGGAAAGCAGACCAGACGGCGTGCGGGG contains:
- a CDS encoding thioesterase II family protein → MPLSPPSSYLTRHTRPERPARRLVCFPHAGGVAGFYHPWGQYVDPSVELLAVQYPGRENRFREPLVPAMDPLVSAIAGELLTLPSLPTVLFGHSMGAAVAYETLLRLEQAGAAHDVTRLCVSGRSPDSCAAPAVRTDDEIIAAVSSLGGTNAALFSDPDLRELVLPAIINDYHLINDYRRRPDAPALRTAVHALTGDRDPQVTPDEAAGWRAVTSGPFNLTMLRGDHFYLVPAAEEVARISMEPARSLPV